GAGTTCGGCCGCACAGATCAGCCCGGCGATCTGGGCGGCCATGCTCTGCGGCGAGAAGCCGCCGTTTTCCTCCCACCGTTCCTGTGGCGACCGCGGTCCGTTATCGGCCACGTAGTCGGCCCCGAGCCTGAGGTTCCGGTAGTCGTACGAGACGTCGCCGTCGCTCGGCGCGATATCGTGACGCTCGAAGAGCTGGTAGGCCATGATGAGCGGGGATGCGACCTGGTCCATCTGGACGGTCCCCCACCGCTCCGTCCCGTCGAACGTCGTGTTCTGCTTGACCGAGCCGTCGGGTTTCTGCTGGTACTCGAAGAGGTACTCCGTCGCGTGCGTCGCGCCTTCGACGTCGCCGACGGCCTCCAGTGCCGTGAACACGTGGTAGAGATCCCGCGGCCAGCAGTGAGCGTAGCCCGACCGTGCGGCCGAGTCCGCCGCTTTGATCTGCCCCCACGGGATCGTCGGCGCGGCGACCGACGCCCCGCGGAACTGCTCGTGTTTGCTCTCGCCGGCCTTCAGCGACATGAGACTCGCGTTGTACTGGGCGCGGAGAGCCGCATCGCTCGCGACCGACGCCGGTGTCTCGGTGGCTTCCAGATACGATTGCCACCCGGACACGTACGTCTCCCGCACCGACTCGTAGCCTCGAGAGAGGGCGTCCCGGGCCGCCGCCGTCGCGGCGTCGGTGTCTCCATCCTCGGCGAAGCCCATCGCCAGCGTCGTCTCCCCGCCGCCGGAGCACAGCCGTCCCGCGACCTGGACGTTCCCGCTCGCGCTGGAGTTCGTCTGTGGTATGGTTCCCCTCAACAGGGACGCGATCTCGCCGCCGGCTGTGTCGGCCGTCGCCCAGTCGAACCCGCCGGCGGCGGTCAGCGCCGTCGCGATGTCGTAGGCACTCCCGTCCGGTTTCGTGATCCACTCGTCGCTCGACCCGGTAGCGACGACGTGCTTCGACTCGCCCGATCCCGCGACGCTCGCTCGATCGGCGTTCGTCCCGTGACCGAGGGCGAGGTCCGCCGCCACGTAGAGGTCGTACTCGCTCGAGGCGTCGAACGTGACGTCCGCGAGGAGGGCCTCACCGGCTCGATCGGCGATGTATTCGACGGTGAGCGTCCAGTCGTGGTCCGGATTGACGCCGTCCGTGATCGTCCCTTCGAACACGAGCGCATCGTCCTCGACCATCGTCGCTCGCCGGTCGACCGGGTCCGTGCCGGTTCCGTCGTCCGTTCCGTCGACGTCGTACGTCCGGGCCGCGTATCCGTCGCCGTCGGTGACGACGAACTCTATCGCGGTCGTGTTGACCAGATCGAGCCGCGGGAATCTGATCTCGGTGATCGCCCCCGCCGTGATCGTGTACCAGACCCGCGGGAGGTCCGACATCGCGACGTCGTGGTCGTATGCCGTTACGAATCCCTTTCTTCGTCCGTGCGGCCAGTACGACGACTCCGCTGCCGTGAGAGCCCCCTCCGCAACGCCGGTGAGCGACAGCCCGCCGGCGGCGGTGAGTCCCGTCATGAATTTTCGTCGTTGCATCCGAACGGATCTGCCAGACGCGTTTTATTATATATGCTGAACGTTTTCATCAAATTTTATCCGCCGAATAAGTTAACTTCTTTGACCGCGTTGCTCGGGTGCATATATGTCCAGAGAAGTCGCTCAGGATAGTGGGACCGGTCGGAAGCCGACGAATAGGCGATCGCGCTCGGACGAGGACGAACGAACGAGGTCTCAGAGCCCGGGCATCTCGAGCGCGCCGCGTCCGACGATGAACGCCAGCGCGGCGAGAAACATCCCGTACTTGAGACGCGACTGACTGGCGGTCGGATCGTCGAAGCTCTCGTAGGCGGCGAAAAGCATGACGGCGTCAGCGGGGGCGACGATCAGCAGATACGGGACGCCGAAGTAGCCCCGGAGGAACGGAACGGGGCTCGCGAGGACGGCTATCACGAGCAGGACGGCGGCGACGACCAGCGCCCGGCGTTCGCCGATCGCGATCGGGAGCGTGTTTAATCCCTCCTCGCGATCGCCCTCGATGTCCTCGACGTCCTTGATGATCTCCCGCGTCAGGGTCGCAACCGCCGCGAGGACGAAGAGCACGACCGCGGGGCCGATCTCCTCGACCGCGGCAGCCCCGAAGAGGAACGTGCTGCCGACGAGGTAGGCGACGAGCGCGTTGCCGAGCCCGGGGAGTCCCTTGAAGAACTCCGTGTAGGCGATCAGCGCCAGGAGGTTCACCGTCGCGATGGCGATCGCCAGCGGGGGCAGCGTGAGCGCCAGGACGACCGCACCGGCGAAGAGAACGATACTGAACGCGAGCGCACCGCGCGGGCTCACCGCCCCGCGGGGAATCGCCCGCTCGGGTTGGTTGATCCGGTCGATCTCCCGATCGAAGTAGTCGTTGATCGCGTTCCCCGCACCGACCGCCAGCGCCGTGGCCCCGACCGCTGCAGCGACTGCGACGGGCGCCTCGGTCACGCCACCCGCGACGAACGCGCCGATAAACGTCAGCACGCTCGCCGCGACCACGTTCACCGGCCGCGTCAACTCGAGCAACCCGCGACCCGTCTCCCCGGCTGTCATACGCGGGAGTGCTCATGCGGGCTGGTTAAACGGTACGGTCCACCGCCGATCGGGCGGGGATCACCGAGAATCGCAGGGCGTCGAGGCACGGACCGACGCCGTCACTGTCACATCGGCCGCGGTTTCAGCGCCACTCCTCGAGATCACAGAGGACGTCGTCCTCGATCTCGAGCCACTTGCTCACCCGGTCGTCACCGCTCGCATCCACCGGCACGGCGGTCCAGCTCCGATCGTCCTCGGAGAGTAACTCGAGGGGCGTCGTGCTGGATCGTGCCTCGTCCGGAGTGGAGGTCTCGGGGTCAGTCATGACACGTATAGATGATGGAACTATATAACAAAGACCCCCGCAGGTGATTGTCACCGGGTGAGAATTCCTGGTGAGTGTTGGTGTCTACCGAAACCGGCTCGAATCGAGTGACTTATACGGACTCATCCGAAATGTAGCGACGCGGGCGCTTAGCTCAGCCTGGACAGAGTACTTGGCTTCGGACCAAGCTGCCGCGGGTTCAAATCCTGCAGCGCCCATCCGTTTTCCGAACGGTCCACATCCGACAGCCAGCGGCGGCTTCCTTAT
This portion of the Natrinema salinisoli genome encodes:
- a CDS encoding geranylgeranylglycerol-phosphate geranylgeranyltransferase, which produces MTAGETGRGLLELTRPVNVVAASVLTFIGAFVAGGVTEAPVAVAAAVGATALAVGAGNAINDYFDREIDRINQPERAIPRGAVSPRGALAFSIVLFAGAVVLALTLPPLAIAIATVNLLALIAYTEFFKGLPGLGNALVAYLVGSTFLFGAAAVEEIGPAVVLFVLAAVATLTREIIKDVEDIEGDREEGLNTLPIAIGERRALVVAAVLLVIAVLASPVPFLRGYFGVPYLLIVAPADAVMLFAAYESFDDPTASQSRLKYGMFLAALAFIVGRGALEMPGL
- a CDS encoding DUF7511 domain-containing protein; this translates as MTDPETSTPDEARSSTTPLELLSEDDRSWTAVPVDASGDDRVSKWLEIEDDVLCDLEEWR